The region TGCTAAAATAATAAAAAACAAGTCTATCCTTAATATTATATAAAAATGTTTGCTTTTCTAATGCAGGGTACTTTGTTTTACAGCATAAAACATTCCCACCCAAATTTCATAACAAGAAGGGAATCCCTGCTACAGGATTCCCTTTATTATTTAAGACACATCAACGCATTATCTGCGGATAATCACCTTCTGTACCGTGTTGATAGCAGAGCCTTCCACTTTCAGGAAGTACATTCCGGGTGCCAGTTGCGAGGCATCTATCTGCGTGGTGGCAGTACCATTTACCTGCACATCCGAACGCAAATAAACAGTTTTGCCAATGGCATTCACCAAAGTAAGCGCTACATTGTCGTTACCGCTAAGGCGAATAGTAAAGATGTCGTTGGCGGGATTGGGATAAATGCTCATCCCGCTCAGGTCGTTTTCGTCGATACCGGTGCAGTCGTTGATGGTGATGACAAACGCTTCAGACCAGGCTCCTTCGCCGCAGTCGTTTGTGCCTCTCACCATCAGGTTTGCTGTTCCTATGTAATCATCGCTAAACGAAACTTCGCAGTTTTCGCTATTGAAGTTGAGAATAGCTGCTTCGGCCGGTTCTATTTTCCACATGATGCCGTTGGCCTGCTCAATGGTTGCCACGTTGTACTCTTTCATGGTGCCTTTGCAAACTTCGGCATACCCGGTGATATTCTGTGGCTGATTGGGCAACGTTACCAGCTCAATGTTCAGTGCCTGCGAAAAGTTGCCTTCGCCGCATTCGTTCGTTCCTTTGAGATGTACCATAGCGTCACCGGTAAAATCTGTTGCCCAAGCTACTTCGGCGCTCAAGCCATTGGCTGTGATGGAACCAGCTTCTGAGGGCATCAGTTCCCATAGATATTCGGTAGCATCGGTGGCTCCGTTAGAAGTGTAGGTTGTTGTGGCAGTCCCCTGGCAAATATTGGTAGCTCCTTCTGGCGTTGTTGGTATGCCTGGTAATGGTTTGACTGTAATCGCCAGCGGAGCAGAAGCTTCGCCTTCGCCACAATCGTTCATCCCTTTTACGGTAAGCATAGCCTCACCTGCCCAACTGTCGTTCCAGTTCACCTGGATTTCTGTCTGGTCGCCATTGATGGAGCCGGCTTCGGCGGGAGTAAGTTCCCACATATAAATATCAGCGTAAGCTACTTCGTCGGTAGAATAAACCGAAGCAGCGGTACCCTGACAAAATTCAGTTTCACCGTTTGGTTTCATGGCCATTTCGGGTGTAGCTTGTAATGTAATTGTTAATGGTGTCGAAAACTCGCCTTCGCCACACTCGTTGACTCCTTTTACGGCAAGCAAAGCTTCACCTTTCCAGTTGTTGTTCCAGGTTATTATTATCTCCATTGCACTACCGCTGATCGTACCTGCTGCGCCAGGGATAAGTTGCCATAGATAAGCATCTGCGTCAGCAATGGCATCGGCGGTATAACTTGTGGGAGCATTGCCCTGACACAAATTAGTTTCTCCGGTAGGCTGCGAACCTATAGCGGGCAGTGGTTGCACCATCACATTCAACGGCTCCGACATGGTACCGGTACCACAAGCATTGGTGCCTATCACCATTAGCTGCGCGGCGCCGTTAAAAGCAACGTCCCAATCAATGGTAGCAGTAGCTCCCGTGTTGGTTATTGTCCCGGCATTCTCCGGCAGTAGTGTCCAGATATAATCTGCCACACCACTCATTTCCTCTGTCTGATAAATTGTAGCCCCGGAATTCTGACAAAATTCAGTTTCGCCTTCGGGCATTGCACATTGACCAGGTGTTTGTATAAAACCGAGAATCATGCTGTCGCTCATATTTTGGCTGTTGCCGAAAATGGTCACTGTAAGAGTTACTTCGCCTGAAGCAATGTCGGCGTCGCTTGGTGTATAGGTAGGTTTAATGATCGTATTGTTGCTAAAAGTGCCACTTCCGCTGGTTTCCCACATTACTGTTTCATAATTTAAACCTGAGGCATCGAGGGCGTAGATTTCGCCTTCACAGACCTGATCATCCTCACCGGCATATACTACCATCGCATCGTTCACGGCTGCGGGGAAGTTAATATAGTCTACCCAGCCACAGTCGAAACCACTGCCGACCGCCGGGTCTTTTTGGTATTTCCATTCAAAAGTATGCTCGCCGGCAGATACGCTGTAAGTTGCCTGGCTCCATTGGGTGGAACCCGACCAGCTTCCCTTTACGCTGCCGTCGATGAGGAACCGCAGGAAGTCGTATGTGTTTTCGGAAGATACTTTGTGATAAAATGATATTTCGTCATCATTCACAACATCCATTGTTACTTTCAAAGAGCTGTATTGATTGTTGCCGATGGTACCTGATTTGGCACAATAGATTCCTTCGTGGGGACTCACATTGGTGATTGTCCAGTTGGCATTGCCACTAAATTGCCAGTCGTACTGGCTGAAATCGCCGGTTTCGAAATCTTCTAAGATCAAACCAACCTTAAGACCTGTCATTACTTCAAGCTCATACATGCCACTTTCTACAGTGTACACCATATTAATTACGGTACCGATGGGTGCGGTTGGAATTACAGTAACATTAAAGGTAGCCATGCTGCTGGCGCCAGGTTCTAATGTATTGATATCATAAGTGCTGTTGTTGAGTGTAATGAACGAGCTGAGTGCGGAGAGCGCTGCACTTACATCCATAGCAATGCTGCTTCCGTTATTGGCAGTTTCGAAGACGATATCGGCAGTTTCGCCCGGATCGAGGTAGCCATTGTTGTTGCCCCCTGGATCCAAAACTGTAATGCTGATCAATTCGATCAGTGGTGCATGTGCTTTGATGATAAAATCACTGGCCCAGGTGTCGGTGCCATTGGAAGCTGAAACTGTTAATATTATGGAATGGTTGTCAGGAATATTTCCGGCGGCTTCAATCTGAAATGCACCGGCAACCAATTTGGTGGCGTCGGCGCCAATGGTTCCATAGTCAGCCTGGCCATTGATGATGGTGATAAATTCATCATTGGTTGTAAGCGTAGCTATTACATTGTTGGCATTTTCGACACCTACATTTTTCAAAGTCATGTCCAGCAAAACTGTTTCGCTATAGTCGAGCAATCCGTTGGCATTGCCTGAAGCGTCGTCGATTTGCATATCGTTGTAAACAATGTATGGCCCTGCCGGGGGAATGATTTCCACCTCTTGCTCGTAACGATAGTAGTTTTGTTTGGTAATGGTTACCAGCATATCATTTGCCGGCAACTGCGACTCGATGGTAATCGACACAGGGGAGCCTGTAGCTTCGGCGGTAGCAATGATCTCCCCATTTACCGTAAGGGCAATAAAAGCGCCTGCCTCGGCAGACACCAAAAATGATGTTTCACCACTGATGAGTATTGGATTGTGCATCACCGTAAGGTTTTGAGGAACTTCCGAATAAACCCGCAGAAAAGCGCCACCATGGTGATGGAAAAGATTGTAAGTTACTTCTTTGTTGTTGGTGTTGTAGGGCCAGGCACTTTGTTTTAGGAAATATTTCCCGGCAGCATTGGCAAACGAAGGCAGCAGGTCGCGTTCTTCTACAGGACCACCATAATCGGGCATAAATTCCGGATACATGTTGTCAAACAAACCCCAAACGTAAGCGTCGTTAACAAACGAATAAGAAACCTCCGAAGCAGCTATCAGTCCGAGTGCACCTGAATTTTTCCCATTATGGGTATGGCGATGGAATTTCTCAGTAAAACATTCACCACTCATATTGTATTTTCCCGTAAGGCAGTTAACCGAAAACACAAAACAAAGATCGGTATTGTTCAGGCTTGGAATGTTGGAAGAAATGAAATCAGGTTCGCCCCATCCCTGCTCATAACCGTGATCGCGGTGTTGCAACATAAATGCGCCGTTGTTGATAGCGTTGGTAACCATAGCGGCAGTTCCGCCCGACCATCCGCCCAGCTCCGCAGGAGTTTGGGGAAT is a window of Bacteroidales bacterium DNA encoding:
- a CDS encoding C25 family cysteine peptidase — its product is MLFQKFTRYSFLTFLSLLLFTALHAQEQKIAYADSWQKAGYTLLDANRSSVQVSFSIREFTIADTRINDEAMQNVILDGVMLPNDEGTPNLPGTSRYIAIPEGARPVLKISDYRTELIKNVEVAPSPRIPLETEKGELEFTKGAVYNQNAFYPKNPIQISEVTEIRGVDAVMLGITPFQYNPVTKELLVYRDVKVEITFEGGSGEYGDNRLRSRWWDPIMKDVFLNYASLPEVDYNQQHQQAKKNRDEGYEYLIVVPNNPEFSQWADSIRDFRQKQGILTGVVTLAEIGASSATGLESYFNNIYNNWTIPPAAILLLADYGTNAANSIISPIWNNYCASDNIYADVNNNSMPDIIFARITANNAQQLKVMVTKFIHYEKNPPTNPNFYHKPITALGWQTERWFQLCSEVVGGFWRKQGKEPVRINAIYQGTPGSIWSSTTVGNTTAVVNYFGPNGEQYIPQTPAELGGWSGGTAAMVTNAINNGAFMLQHRDHGYEQGWGEPDFISSNIPSLNNTDLCFVFSVNCLTGKYNMSGECFTEKFHRHTHNGKNSGALGLIAASEVSYSFVNDAYVWGLFDNMYPEFMPDYGGPVEERDLLPSFANAAGKYFLKQSAWPYNTNNKEVTYNLFHHHGGAFLRVYSEVPQNLTVMHNPILISGETSFLVSAEAGAFIALTVNGEIIATAEATGSPVSITIESQLPANDMLVTITKQNYYRYEQEVEIIPPAGPYIVYNDMQIDDASGNANGLLDYSETVLLDMTLKNVGVENANNVIATLTTNDEFITIINGQADYGTIGADATKLVAGAFQIEAAGNIPDNHSIILTVSASNGTDTWASDFIIKAHAPLIELISITVLDPGGNNNGYLDPGETADIVFETANNGSSIAMDVSAALSALSSFITLNNSTYDINTLEPGASSMATFNVTVIPTAPIGTVINMVYTVESGMYELEVMTGLKVGLILEDFETGDFSQYDWQFSGNANWTITNVSPHEGIYCAKSGTIGNNQYSSLKVTMDVVNDDEISFYHKVSSENTYDFLRFLIDGSVKGSWSGSTQWSQATYSVSAGEHTFEWKYQKDPAVGSGFDCGWVDYINFPAAVNDAMVVYAGEDDQVCEGEIYALDASGLNYETVMWETSGSGTFSNNTIIKPTYTPSDADIASGEVTLTVTIFGNSQNMSDSMILGFIQTPGQCAMPEGETEFCQNSGATIYQTEEMSGVADYIWTLLPENAGTITNTGATATIDWDVAFNGAAQLMVIGTNACGTGTMSEPLNVMVQPLPAIGSQPTGETNLCQGNAPTSYTADAIADADAYLWQLIPGAAGTISGSAMEIIITWNNNWKGEALLAVKGVNECGEGEFSTPLTITLQATPEMAMKPNGETEFCQGTAASVYSTDEVAYADIYMWELTPAEAGSINGDQTEIQVNWNDSWAGEAMLTVKGMNDCGEGEASAPLAITVKPLPGIPTTPEGATNICQGTATTTYTSNGATDATEYLWELMPSEAGSITANGLSAEVAWATDFTGDAMVHLKGTNECGEGNFSQALNIELVTLPNQPQNITGYAEVCKGTMKEYNVATIEQANGIMWKIEPAEAAILNFNSENCEVSFSDDYIGTANLMVRGTNDCGEGAWSEAFVITINDCTGIDENDLSGMSIYPNPANDIFTIRLSGNDNVALTLVNAIGKTVYLRSDVQVNGTATTQIDASQLAPGMYFLKVEGSAINTVQKVIIRR